A stretch of DNA from Bremerella alba:
AGTCGTCTGAGAGTCCGGATGGCAGCGACTCACAGGAGCAGGAATCCAAGGACAGTTCAGAGGAGGGACAATCGCCGGAAACCCCTCAAGCGTCCAGCGAGAATGAGGATGCTCAGTCAGATCAAGACCAGAAATCGACCGACGATCAACAACCTTCGGAAAGTCCAGAGGAACAGACCGCGCAAGATGCCCCTAGTAAGCCAAGCAATGGCCAGCCGGCCGAACCGCAAGACCCCGATCCGTCCGGTGAACCGTCGCAACCAGGTGACGAAACCGACGAGGGCGAGATTCCGACCGGCGACTTGACCGCTGCTCAGCAGGAGCCCACCGAGGAACAATCGTCCGACCAAGCGACCATTGGCACAACCGCTGCAAGCGAGGAAGCCATGACTCAAGAAGAGGCACTCAAGATGCTGCAAGCGGTACGTGATCGCGACATGCTCCGTCGCCTGCGACAAGAGCAAGCCGCGCGATCACGCCATGTCCCGGTCGACCGAGACTGGTAGTTCCCTGACACTCCTGCGTGCATTCGCAGAAGTTGATGGGCCCAATTTTGACAACTTCCACTACGGACTTGAATACGATGACGATGAACCGATTTACCCTACCTGCGATCATCGCGCTGACAACCCTTGTTTGCTTTGCCGATGCCGCGACAGTCAACGCCGGGAATGTTGACATTGGACTTTCTAGCCGCGAAGCCTATGTCGGCATGCCAGTTACCATGCGGCTTACGGTGGCCGATGCCACGAATTATGAAACACCAGCGATTCCGGAGATACCTAACTGTGATGTCAGGATGGTGGGAAGCCCATCGCAGAGTTCACAAGTCACCATCATCAATGGTCGCCGTAGCGAGACCCGCAGTGTGACCTTTCAATACGCCATTACGCCACGAACGCCAGGCACCTTCAATATTCCACCATTGTCGATCGACGTCGACGGGAAGCAAGTCAAGACGCAAGCACTACGGTTCGTCGCCAGCAAGAGCGTGACGGGTGATTTGATGTTCGTCGAAATTGCTGGTGGCAAGGAAAAAGTCTTTGTTGGCCAACCTCTCGATTTGTCCCTCAAGATATGGCTCAAGCCCTACTACGATTCCGAGCGCGACCTAACGCTTTCCGAAAGCGATATGTGGAATATGATCTCCGAGCAAACATCGTGGGGAGACTTTGCTGATCGTTTGGAAGAGCTTCGCGAGAACCATCAAAGACCTGGCGGCGAAGAGGTTTTACGGAAAGACGCCGAGGGCAGTCTACGCAGCTACTACTTATACGAGATCAAGGCGACCGTTTATCCCAGGCAGTCCGGGAAGATCGATGCGAAAGACGTTCAGATCATTGTTAATTATCCCACCGAGTTGGGATCCTCTCGCTCTCCGCTTGACGGTTTCTTCGGCGATAGCCCCTTCGGAGGCAGGTCTCCGTTTTCACGGATGATGAACGACGACTTCTTTCAATCTTCCTTTGGCAACCGACTCGCCGTCACCGCATCGCGGCCGATCGTGGGGGAAGTGAATGTCGATGCGACGCAAGTTTTGCCCGTCCCTATCGCCGGTCGGCCTGCCGACTACCGGGGTGCTGTGGGAACCTACCGCATTGCAACTCGCGCAACACCCACGACGGTCAATGCAGGGGACCCTATCACCCTGGATATCGGCATTGCTGGTAGTGGCCCCATGGAATTAGTCCAGGCTCCTCCTTTGTCCGAATTGCCTGCCTTAACGCAAGACTTCAAGGTGACGGATCGGTCCCTGGCAGGCTTCGTGCAGGATGACTCGAAGGTGTTCTCGACGACGATTCGGCCGAAAGAAGCTGGGATCACCCAGATCCCCGCCATTCCGTTCAGCTTCTTTGACCCTGAAACCGAAACGTTCCAAACAGTGACAAGTGAACCTATCACGATCACCGTGAACCAATCGGAAACGCTTGCCCTCGACGCCATTGTCGGCAACTCAGAAAAGCCGCAGCACGCCGATCACGAATCCTCAGCGATCTGGGGCTCGACTGGACCAGACTTTTCCAACAATAACTCGCCTATTATTTTGCGTTCTCAACGTGCCCACCTACCATTCGCGTGGTGGTGGACGTTGATTGTAGTTCCTCCCTGTGCGTGGCTAGCGATCGTGGTCGTTCGGAATCATCAACGGATTCGTCGTTGGATTCCCACCTTTCAATCGGCGCGGAAGCGATGCGTTTCCTCGATTGAGCGTGCCGCCAGCCTTGCCGACATTGCCGAAGCGATCACGCACTACATCGGCGATATGACTCGAACGCCTTGCACAACGCCGACGGCCTCGTTAGGACAACTTCGAATTCGTGGCATGTACGATTTGGCAAATCGCCTTGATTCCTTTTATCAGGACATGGAAAAGAGACCAATGTTGGAAAGCACTTCAAGCGATCGCTCCTCATGTGAAAGCAAGGCATGCCTGCTTGTTGAACAACTCGACGACTCATTTAAGGCGGCGAGGAAGCCCCATATCCTTCGCTCTGGAAAACCGATGGTACAGCCAGCCTCCCCAGTGCTACGTCGCAGTTGGGCGTTCCTTATTGCAGTTGTGTTCGCAGCGTCTGCCAACGTTGTCTTTGCATCCGAGACAGATCCATCTGAGATTGAATTGTCGATATCGCAACAAGAAATCATCCTGAAAGAGGCTGGCGAAAACTACACCCAGGCGAGTGAGTCAGCCACAATCGACGCAGCCGACGCCAAGCAAAAGTTCGAATCCGCTGCCCAGAAGTACCAACTTTTGGTCGATGCAGGCGTTCAAAACAGTCAATTGTTTCTCAACCTCGGCAACGCCTACATGCAGACGGGAGAGCTTGGCAAAGCGATCGTCTACTACGAGCGGGGCCAGCAACTGGCTCCCTACAATCAGCAACTATTCGCCAATCTCGAGTTTGCCAAACATCAAAGGGCTGCTCCCCCACACATGCATGCGGCAGGTTGGTTTGACGGGGTGGTTCAGCAACTTCAGGGTGCAAACAACACGTTCGTCCAGACACTCGGCATTGCGAACGTGATCGCCCTGATGGTCATTTCTTCCCTGGCATTTTGGGGACTGCTCATCGCAAACACGATTGGCCTAAGGTTTCCTATCTGGCGAAGTTCGTTGGTGCCACTGTTGCTTCTCTTAGTCTCAATGGGGTCCTACCAGCTATTTACGTACAACACCGTAAACAGCCACATGGCCGTCGCCGTTGTCGATCAAATGCGGCTATATGTTGGCGATGGAGAAGAATTTGCTCAAGTTGCCACGCTCGACAAAGCTCAGGGACATTTCGTTAATGTCTTAGCTAAGCGAGGGGGTTGGATCAAAATCCACACAGCTCAGAATCAAGTAGGTTGGGTTCCCACCACTAACATTATTCCGATTCGGAGCTAACTTTATCTTCTCTGGCGTGGCAGAGCGGATCATGTAAAATGCCCCTTTTTAGTCGTCGCCGTGATTAGAGATCAAGCCTCCCTCATTCGTCTGCGGATTGTGCGTTACCATGCGATTAGCCGCTAAGCTGATCTCAATATTCCTCGTCGCCGTGGCGCTGCTCACGGCGGCAAATGCCTATATCACAATTCGTGCGCAGCAGGAGGCTTTCGAGAATGAACAAGCGGAGTATGCAACGCGTGTCGGAAAAGCGATCGAAGGTGAATTGCTGATTGCTTGGAAAGCTCAAGGGGATGACGCAGCGGCGGCTGTTATCGAAAATGAGCGTCCCAAAAATCAATTCATTGAAATCCGCTTCACCTCTTTCGAATCCGAAGCATCGCGGGGAAATCAACCCGCCGTGTCAAAGGACTCGCTTGCCTCATTGTCTCATGGGCAAGTTACCTCCGTAATGCGTAACGAGCGGGGCGGTACCCTTTGGCTACACACGTACTATGCAGTGATTGGCGATAGGCAGCAGAAAGGGGCGATCGAATTCTCGCGACCCGCCGGACCAATTCAAGCGCAATGTCGCGCAACGATTTTTTGGTCCATTGTCTCGATCATCACAATGGCGACCATCGCTGTTGGTCTGATCTTGGTGGCCGGAATCAACTTAATTGGAAGACCTCTAGATCAGTTGGTCGAAAGGACACGACAGATCGCCGCCGGCGAATTCTCTCAACCATTGATCCTTCAGGGACGAGACGAACTAAGCCAATTAGCAACCGCCTTGAACGAAATGTGCGAGCAGTTGGCGAAGAACGAAGCGGCAATTCGCGGCGAGTCTGCCAAGCGAATCGCAATGTTGGAACAGTTGCGGCATGCCGATCGGCTGAAGACCGTTGGCCGCTTGGCAGCAGGAATCGCTCATGAACTTGGCACACCACTCAATGTGGTTGCGGGAAGAGCCGGATTGATCGCTTCCGGAAAACTAACGGAGACAGAGAACCGTCAGAGCGCCGAAACCATCAAGAGCGAAGCGAATCGGATAACCGCCATTGTACGTCAACTGCTAGATTTCGCTCGTCAAAATCGACCAGAGCGTAAGCCGGACAATCTCGATAGTCTCGTGGAACGGACAATTTCTTTGTTGCAGCCTTTGGCAGACAAAAAAGGAGTTACTTTTGCTCGAGGGTTCACCGAACGCGTGGAAGCTTCCATCGATGCGTCACAAATACAACAAGTCCTGACAAACCTTATGGTGAATGCCATTCAAGCTTCGCCGACAAACGGCCTAGTCGAGGTCTCGACGCGTCGCGAGACAATGCGTTTTCCGGAGAACGC
This window harbors:
- a CDS encoding BatD family protein; this translates as MNRFTLPAIIALTTLVCFADAATVNAGNVDIGLSSREAYVGMPVTMRLTVADATNYETPAIPEIPNCDVRMVGSPSQSSQVTIINGRRSETRSVTFQYAITPRTPGTFNIPPLSIDVDGKQVKTQALRFVASKSVTGDLMFVEIAGGKEKVFVGQPLDLSLKIWLKPYYDSERDLTLSESDMWNMISEQTSWGDFADRLEELRENHQRPGGEEVLRKDAEGSLRSYYLYEIKATVYPRQSGKIDAKDVQIIVNYPTELGSSRSPLDGFFGDSPFGGRSPFSRMMNDDFFQSSFGNRLAVTASRPIVGEVNVDATQVLPVPIAGRPADYRGAVGTYRIATRATPTTVNAGDPITLDIGIAGSGPMELVQAPPLSELPALTQDFKVTDRSLAGFVQDDSKVFSTTIRPKEAGITQIPAIPFSFFDPETETFQTVTSEPITITVNQSETLALDAIVGNSEKPQHADHESSAIWGSTGPDFSNNNSPIILRSQRAHLPFAWWWTLIVVPPCAWLAIVVVRNHQRIRRWIPTFQSARKRCVSSIERAASLADIAEAITHYIGDMTRTPCTTPTASLGQLRIRGMYDLANRLDSFYQDMEKRPMLESTSSDRSSCESKACLLVEQLDDSFKAARKPHILRSGKPMVQPASPVLRRSWAFLIAVVFAASANVVFASETDPSEIELSISQQEIILKEAGENYTQASESATIDAADAKQKFESAAQKYQLLVDAGVQNSQLFLNLGNAYMQTGELGKAIVYYERGQQLAPYNQQLFANLEFAKHQRAAPPHMHAAGWFDGVVQQLQGANNTFVQTLGIANVIALMVISSLAFWGLLIANTIGLRFPIWRSSLVPLLLLLVSMGSYQLFTYNTVNSHMAVAVVDQMRLYVGDGEEFAQVATLDKAQGHFVNVLAKRGGWIKIHTAQNQVGWVPTTNIIPIRS
- a CDS encoding sensor histidine kinase encodes the protein MRLAAKLISIFLVAVALLTAANAYITIRAQQEAFENEQAEYATRVGKAIEGELLIAWKAQGDDAAAAVIENERPKNQFIEIRFTSFESEASRGNQPAVSKDSLASLSHGQVTSVMRNERGGTLWLHTYYAVIGDRQQKGAIEFSRPAGPIQAQCRATIFWSIVSIITMATIAVGLILVAGINLIGRPLDQLVERTRQIAAGEFSQPLILQGRDELSQLATALNEMCEQLAKNEAAIRGESAKRIAMLEQLRHADRLKTVGRLAAGIAHELGTPLNVVAGRAGLIASGKLTETENRQSAETIKSEANRITAIVRQLLDFARQNRPERKPDNLDSLVERTISLLQPLADKKGVTFARGFTERVEASIDASQIQQVLTNLMVNAIQASPTNGLVEVSTRRETMRFPENADGPFAEYASIQIQDNGAGIDEQTRDQIFEPFFTTKDVGEGTGLGLSIAFGVVREHDGWIEVDSHSGKGACFTIYLPIESVPADITHAR